In the genome of Notamacropus eugenii isolate mMacEug1 chromosome 5, mMacEug1.pri_v2, whole genome shotgun sequence, one region contains:
- the LOC140503589 gene encoding olfactory receptor 13H1-like, whose translation MDGGNETDVTYFILVGLSEYPRVQVIFFCLLLMSYLIILLGNSLILFLIHFDSRLHTPMYFFLSNLSFLDMCYTSASVPQVLINCLAKIPSISLGQCLAQMCAGLYFGVVECLLLAVMAYDRCIAIGDPLRYPVRMSPQLCVKLAAVSWVTAFLLTVVPTLTMPLEFCGHHVINHFSCELLAILKHACNDLKFYEWLMMATSSLTLLAPFTFILASYGRILGAVLKMHSVEGRKKAFSTCSSHITVVVIFYGTAISVYMIPQDKASQDQDKVISMLYGILPPMLNPLIYSLRNKDVKMALRKLVGEKTVS comes from the coding sequence ATGGATGGAGGAAATGAAACAGATGTGACTTATTTTATTCTAGTTGGACTCTCAGAGTATCCTCGAGTTCAAGTCATCTTCTTCTGCTTGCTCTTGATGTCCTATCTTATCATATTACTTGGGAACAGCCTCATTCTCTTCTTGATCCACTTTGATTCCCGGCTCCACACTCCCATGTATTTCTTCCTCAGTAATCTGTCCTTCCTGGATATGTGCTACACTTCAGCTAGTGTGCCTCAGGTTCTCATCAACTGCTTAGCCAAGATTCCCTCCATCTCCCTGggccagtgtctggcacagatgTGTGCTGGCCTTTATTTTGGGGTTGTGGAATGCCTCCTTCTGGCAGTCATGGCCTATGATCGGTGCATTGCCATTGGAGACCCACTGCGTTATCCAGTTAGGATGAGTCCCCAGCTTTGTGTCAAACTAGCAGCAGTGTCTTGGGTGACAGCCTTTCTTCTGACTGTGGTTCCAACCCTTACAATGCCACTGGAGTTTTGTGGCCATCACGTGATCAATCACTTTTCTTGTGAACTCTTGGCCATCCTCAAGCATGCTTGCAATGATCTGAAGTTTTATGAGTGGTTGATGATGGCCACCAGTTCCCTAACTCTCCTTGCACCTTTTACCTTCATTCTTGCCTCCTATGGGCGCATCCTTGGGGCTGTCCTGAAGATGCACTCAGTAGAGGGTCGAAAGAAGGCTTTCTCCACCTGTAGCTCCCATATAACTGTGGTAGTTATCTTCTATGGTACAGCCATATCTGTGTACATGATTCCCCAGGACAAGGCCAGCCAGGATCAGGACAAGGTCATCTCTATGCTGTATGGTATCCTTCCACCCATGCTCAACCCCCTCATCTATAGTCTTAGGAATAAGGATGTGAAGATGGCATTAAGAAAGCTAGTAGGGGAGAAGACTGTCTCCTAA